Proteins encoded within one genomic window of Pongo pygmaeus isolate AG05252 chromosome 18, NHGRI_mPonPyg2-v2.0_pri, whole genome shotgun sequence:
- the ARMC5 gene encoding armadillo repeat-containing protein 5 isoform X1, whose product MPAPELTSTSRAEDTRDTGVQLRKRKIPQARHSRKRQRTFSFRSLGSAARSGAESEARAKMAAAKPTLTDSLSFCLAQLAAAAGEALGGEKDPATNETPLSRALLALRTRHIKAAGGIERFRARGGLRPLLALLRRAAAAGSAPSQAGPGSAPSSAASAASSPAPESGPAPSAVSSSIPTPPVRLRKTLDLALSILADCCTEGACRSEVRRLGGILPLVTILQCMKTDSIQNRTARALGNLAMEPESCGDIHCAGAVPLLVESLTACQDSQCLQSVVRALRNLADSPQHRLALAQQGAVRPLAELLATAPDAALTLALVRALLELSRGCSRACAEQLSLGGGLGPLVSLASHPKRAVREGTILILANLCAQGLIRPALGNAGGVEVLVDELRQRRGPNGASPTSQQPLVRAVCLLCREAINRARLRDAGGLDLLMGLLRDPRASAWHPRIVAALVGFLYDTGALGRLQALGLVPLLAGQLCGEAGEEEEEGREAASWDFPEERTPERAQGGSFRSLRSWLISEGYATGPDDISPDWSPEQCPPEPMEPASPAPTPTSLRAPRTQRTPGRSPAAAIEEPWGREGPALLLLSRFSQAPDPSGALVTGPALYGLLTYVTGAPGPPSPRALRILSRLTCNPACLEAFVRSYGAALLRAWLVLGVAPDDWPAPRARPTLHSRHRELGERLLQNLTVQAESPFGVGALTHLLLSGSPEDRVACALTLPFICRKPSLWRRLLLEQGGLRLLLAALTRPAPHPLFLFFAADSLSCLQDLVSPTVSPAVPQAVPMDLDSPSPCLYEPLLGPAPVPAPDLHFLLDSGLQLPAQRAASATASPFFRALLSGSFAEAQMDLVPLRGLSPGAAWPVLHHLHGCRGCGAALGPVPPPGQPLLGSEAEEALEAAGRFLLPGLEEELEEAVGRIHLGPQGGPESVGEVFRLGRPRLSAHCARWTLGSEQCPRKRGLALVGLVEAAGEEAGPLTEALLAVVMGIELGARVPA is encoded by the exons ATGCCAGCTCCTGAGCTCACGAGCACGTCCAGAGCGGAGGACACTCGGGACACCGGGGTCCAGCTCCGGAAACGGAAAATTCCACAAGCCCGTCACTCTAGGAAGCGGCAGCGAACGTTCTCC TTCCGCTCCCTGGGATCAGCGGCGAGAAGCGGGGCGGAGTCTGAGGCCCGAGCCAAGATGGCGGCTGCGAAGCCAACCCTCACGGACTCGCTCTCGTTCTGCCTCGCGCAGCTCGCGGCGGCGGCCGGGGAGGCTCTGGGTGGGGAAAAGGACCCAGCGACCAACGAGACACCCCTGAGCCGCGCGCTCCTAGCCCTCCGCACGCGCCACATCAAGGCAGCGGGGGGAATAGAGCGCTTCCGGGCACGCGGCGGGCTCCGCCCCCTACTCGCGCTGCTACGGCGAGCGGCTGCAGCGGGTTCCGCCCCGTCCCAGGCAGGCCCCGGCTCCGCCCCCTCGTCGGCCGCGTCGGCAGCTTCTAGCCCCGCCCCCGAGTCGGGCCCCGCCCCCTCCGCTGTGTCGTCGTCTATTCCTACGCCGCCAGTGCGCCTGCGCAAGACGCTGGACTTGGCGCTCAGCATCCTAGCCGATTGCTGTACGGAAGGGGCGTGCCGGTCCGAAGTGCGCAGACTCGGAGGCATACTCCCTTTGG TGACCATTCTTCAGTGCATGAAGACAGACAGCATCCAGAACCGAACGGCCCGTGCCCTGGGGAACTTAGCCATGGAACCTGAGAGCTGTGGGGACATCCACTGTGCTG GTGCTGTTCCCCTGCTTGTGGAGAGCCTGACAGCCTGCCAGGACTCGCAGTGCCTACAGAGCGTGGTGCGTGCCCTCCGTAACCTGGCAGACTCACCCCAGCACCGCCTGGCCCTGGCACAGCAGGGAGCAGTGCGCCCGCTGGCCGAGCTCCTGGCCACTGCCCCAGATGCTGCACTGACCTTAGCCCTCGTCCGTGCCCTCCTAGAACTCAGCCGAGGCTGCTCCCGGGCCTGTGCTGAGCAGCTAAGTCTGGGTGGGGGATTGGGCCCACTCGTCAGCCTGGCTTCCCACCCCAAGCGGGCAGTACGCGAGGGAACCATTCTGATCCTCGCCAACCTGTGTGCCCAGGGCCTGATTCGGCCTGCACTGGGCAATGCTGGTGGCGTGGAGGTGCTGGTAGATGAGCTCCGGCAGCGCCGGGGTCCTAATGGAGCTAGCCCAACCTCCCAGCAGCCCCTGGTGCGGGCTGTGTGTCTCCTGTGTCGTGAGGCCATCAACCGGGCCCGACTGCGGGATGCTGGTGGCTTGGATCTACTGATGGGCCTGCTGCGGGACCCTCGTGCAAGCGCATGGCACCCTCGTATTGTGGCTGCCCTTGTGGGGTTTCTGTATGACACTGGGGCCCTGGGCCGGCTGCAGGCTCTGGGACTTGTGCCTCTCCTGGCTGGGCAGCTGTGTGGTGAGGCtggtgaggaggaagaagagggaagagaagcTGCTTCCTGGGACTTCCCTGAGGAGAGGACCCCTGAGCGGGCACAGGGTGGAAGCTTCCGGAGCCTCAG GTCGTGGCTGATCTCCGAGGGCTATGCCACGGGCCCTGATGACATCTCCCCCGACTGGTCTCCTGAGCAGTGTCCGCCGGAGCCCATGGAGCCGGccagccccgcccccaccccgaCCTCGCTGCGGGCACCACGCACCCAACGCACTCCGGGCCGCAGCCCCGCCGCCGCCATCGAGGAGCCTTGGGGACGCGAAGGGCCAGCCCTGCTGCTGCTGTCGCGCTTTTCCCAGGCCCCTGACCCAAGTGGGGCACTCGTGACCGGCCCGGCGCTGTACGGCCTGCTGACCTATGTGACCGGCGCACCGGGCCCGCCCAGCCCACGTGCACTGCGCATCCTGTCACGCCTCACCTGCAACCCTGCCTGCCTCGAGGCCTTCGTGCGCAGTTATGGCGCAGCGCTGCTGCGGGCCTGGCTGGTGCTGGGGGTGGCGCCTGACGATTGGCCGGCACCACGTGCCCGGCCCACTCTCCACAGCCGGCACCGAGAGCTGG GGGAGAGGCTACTGCAGAACCTGACGGTTCAGGCCGAGTCGCCCTTCGGGGTTGGGGCCCTCACGCACCTGCTGCTCTCTGGGAGCCCTGAGGACCGAGTGGCCTGCGCGCTGACTCTGCCCTTCATCTGTCG GAAGCCCTCTCTGTGGCGCCGGCTGCTTCTGGAGCAGGGTGGCCTCCGGCTCCTCCTTGCGGCGCTGACCCGGCCGGCCCCACACCcgctcttcctcttctttgccgCGGACTCCCTTTCCTGCCTCCAAGACCTGGTGTCTCCCACTGTGAGCCCAGCTGTCCCACAGGCAGTCCCCATGGACCTAGACTCACCCTCCCCTTGCCTGTATGAACCTCTGCTGGGCCCAGCCCCTGTCCCAGCTCCCGACCTGCACTTCCTGCTGGACTCAGGCCTCCAGCTCCCTGCCCAGCGAGCGGCCTCAGCCACCGCCTCCCCTTTCTTCCGGGCCCTGCTGTCAGGCAGCTTTGCAGAAGCCCAGATGGACCTGGTGCCCCTGCGAGGCCTGTCGCCCGGCGCAGCCTGGCCTGTCCTGCATCATTTGCATGGTTGTCGGGGGTGTGGGGCTGCCCTGGGGCCCGTGCCCCCACCAGGCCAGCCCCTGCTGGGctcagaggctgaggaggcactGGAGGCCGCTGGCCGTTTCCTACTGCCTgggctggaggaggagctggAAGAGGCTGTGGGCCGCATCCACCTGGGACCCCAGGGTGGCCCGGAGTCAGTGGGTGAGGTGTTCCGCCTGGGCCGGCCCCGGCTGTCTGCCCACTGTGCCCGCTGGACACTGGGGTCAGAGCAGTGCCCGAGGAAGCGGGGTCTGGCCCTGGTGGGGCTTGTGGAGGCAGCAGGTGAAGAGGCAGGGCCCCTGACGGAGGCTTTGCTGGCCGTGGTGATGGGGATTGAGTTGGGGGCAAGGGTCCCTGCCTAG
- the ARMC5 gene encoding armadillo repeat-containing protein 5 isoform X3: protein MVTLGAGVRLFIGAYPVALNQIRAASEASAITRTTMPAPELTSTSRAEDTRDTGVQLRKRKIPQARHSRKRQRTFSFRSLGSAARSGAESEARAKMAAAKPTLTDSLSFCLAQLAAAAGEALGGEKDPATNETPLSRALLALRTRHIKAAGGIERFRARGGLRPLLALLRRAAAAGSAPSQAGPGSAPSSAASAASSPAPESGPAPSAVSSSIPTPPVRLRKTLDLALSILADCCTEGACRSEVRRLGGILPLVTILQCMKTDSIQNRTARALGNLAMEPESCGDIHCAGAVPLLVESLTACQDSQCLQSVVRALRNLADSPQHRLALAQQGAVRPLAELLATAPDAALTLALVRALLELSRGCSRACAEQLSLGGGLGPLVSLASHPKRAVREGTILILANLCAQGLIRPALGNAGGVEVLVDELRQRRGPNGASPTSQQPLVRAVCLLCREAINRARLRDAGGLDLLMGLLRDPRASAWHPRIVAALVGFLYDTGALGRLQALGLVPLLAGQLCGEAGEEEEEGREAASWDFPEERTPERAQGGSFRSLRSWLISEGYATGPDDISPDWSPEQCPPEPMEPASPAPTPTSLRAPRTQRTPGRSPAAAIEEPWGREGPALLLLSRFSQAPDPSGALVTGPALYGLLTYVTGAPGPPSPRALRILSRLTCNPACLEAFVRSYGAALLRAWLVLGVAPDDWPAPRARPTLHSRHRELGERLLQNLTVQAESPFGVGALTHLLLSGSPEDRVACALTLPFICRKPSLWRRLLLEQGGLRLLLAALTRPAPHPLFLFFAADSLSCLQDLVSPTVSPAVPQAVPMDLDSPSPCLYEPLLGPAPVPAPDLHFLLDSGLQLPAQRAASATASPFFRALLSGSFAEAQMDLVPLRGLSPGAAWPVLHHLHGCRGCGAALGPVPPPGQPLLGSEAEEALEAAGRFLLPGLEEELEEAVGRIHLGPQGGPESVGEVFRLGRPRLSAHCARWTLGSEQCPRKRGLALVGLVEAAGEEAGPLTEALLAVVMGIELGARVPA, encoded by the exons ATGCCAGCTCCTGAGCTCACGAGCACGTCCAGAGCGGAGGACACTCGGGACACCGGGGTCCAGCTCCGGAAACGGAAAATTCCACAAGCCCGTCACTCTAGGAAGCGGCAGCGAACGTTCTCC TTCCGCTCCCTGGGATCAGCGGCGAGAAGCGGGGCGGAGTCTGAGGCCCGAGCCAAGATGGCGGCTGCGAAGCCAACCCTCACGGACTCGCTCTCGTTCTGCCTCGCGCAGCTCGCGGCGGCGGCCGGGGAGGCTCTGGGTGGGGAAAAGGACCCAGCGACCAACGAGACACCCCTGAGCCGCGCGCTCCTAGCCCTCCGCACGCGCCACATCAAGGCAGCGGGGGGAATAGAGCGCTTCCGGGCACGCGGCGGGCTCCGCCCCCTACTCGCGCTGCTACGGCGAGCGGCTGCAGCGGGTTCCGCCCCGTCCCAGGCAGGCCCCGGCTCCGCCCCCTCGTCGGCCGCGTCGGCAGCTTCTAGCCCCGCCCCCGAGTCGGGCCCCGCCCCCTCCGCTGTGTCGTCGTCTATTCCTACGCCGCCAGTGCGCCTGCGCAAGACGCTGGACTTGGCGCTCAGCATCCTAGCCGATTGCTGTACGGAAGGGGCGTGCCGGTCCGAAGTGCGCAGACTCGGAGGCATACTCCCTTTGG TGACCATTCTTCAGTGCATGAAGACAGACAGCATCCAGAACCGAACGGCCCGTGCCCTGGGGAACTTAGCCATGGAACCTGAGAGCTGTGGGGACATCCACTGTGCTG GTGCTGTTCCCCTGCTTGTGGAGAGCCTGACAGCCTGCCAGGACTCGCAGTGCCTACAGAGCGTGGTGCGTGCCCTCCGTAACCTGGCAGACTCACCCCAGCACCGCCTGGCCCTGGCACAGCAGGGAGCAGTGCGCCCGCTGGCCGAGCTCCTGGCCACTGCCCCAGATGCTGCACTGACCTTAGCCCTCGTCCGTGCCCTCCTAGAACTCAGCCGAGGCTGCTCCCGGGCCTGTGCTGAGCAGCTAAGTCTGGGTGGGGGATTGGGCCCACTCGTCAGCCTGGCTTCCCACCCCAAGCGGGCAGTACGCGAGGGAACCATTCTGATCCTCGCCAACCTGTGTGCCCAGGGCCTGATTCGGCCTGCACTGGGCAATGCTGGTGGCGTGGAGGTGCTGGTAGATGAGCTCCGGCAGCGCCGGGGTCCTAATGGAGCTAGCCCAACCTCCCAGCAGCCCCTGGTGCGGGCTGTGTGTCTCCTGTGTCGTGAGGCCATCAACCGGGCCCGACTGCGGGATGCTGGTGGCTTGGATCTACTGATGGGCCTGCTGCGGGACCCTCGTGCAAGCGCATGGCACCCTCGTATTGTGGCTGCCCTTGTGGGGTTTCTGTATGACACTGGGGCCCTGGGCCGGCTGCAGGCTCTGGGACTTGTGCCTCTCCTGGCTGGGCAGCTGTGTGGTGAGGCtggtgaggaggaagaagagggaagagaagcTGCTTCCTGGGACTTCCCTGAGGAGAGGACCCCTGAGCGGGCACAGGGTGGAAGCTTCCGGAGCCTCAG GTCGTGGCTGATCTCCGAGGGCTATGCCACGGGCCCTGATGACATCTCCCCCGACTGGTCTCCTGAGCAGTGTCCGCCGGAGCCCATGGAGCCGGccagccccgcccccaccccgaCCTCGCTGCGGGCACCACGCACCCAACGCACTCCGGGCCGCAGCCCCGCCGCCGCCATCGAGGAGCCTTGGGGACGCGAAGGGCCAGCCCTGCTGCTGCTGTCGCGCTTTTCCCAGGCCCCTGACCCAAGTGGGGCACTCGTGACCGGCCCGGCGCTGTACGGCCTGCTGACCTATGTGACCGGCGCACCGGGCCCGCCCAGCCCACGTGCACTGCGCATCCTGTCACGCCTCACCTGCAACCCTGCCTGCCTCGAGGCCTTCGTGCGCAGTTATGGCGCAGCGCTGCTGCGGGCCTGGCTGGTGCTGGGGGTGGCGCCTGACGATTGGCCGGCACCACGTGCCCGGCCCACTCTCCACAGCCGGCACCGAGAGCTGG GGGAGAGGCTACTGCAGAACCTGACGGTTCAGGCCGAGTCGCCCTTCGGGGTTGGGGCCCTCACGCACCTGCTGCTCTCTGGGAGCCCTGAGGACCGAGTGGCCTGCGCGCTGACTCTGCCCTTCATCTGTCG GAAGCCCTCTCTGTGGCGCCGGCTGCTTCTGGAGCAGGGTGGCCTCCGGCTCCTCCTTGCGGCGCTGACCCGGCCGGCCCCACACCcgctcttcctcttctttgccgCGGACTCCCTTTCCTGCCTCCAAGACCTGGTGTCTCCCACTGTGAGCCCAGCTGTCCCACAGGCAGTCCCCATGGACCTAGACTCACCCTCCCCTTGCCTGTATGAACCTCTGCTGGGCCCAGCCCCTGTCCCAGCTCCCGACCTGCACTTCCTGCTGGACTCAGGCCTCCAGCTCCCTGCCCAGCGAGCGGCCTCAGCCACCGCCTCCCCTTTCTTCCGGGCCCTGCTGTCAGGCAGCTTTGCAGAAGCCCAGATGGACCTGGTGCCCCTGCGAGGCCTGTCGCCCGGCGCAGCCTGGCCTGTCCTGCATCATTTGCATGGTTGTCGGGGGTGTGGGGCTGCCCTGGGGCCCGTGCCCCCACCAGGCCAGCCCCTGCTGGGctcagaggctgaggaggcactGGAGGCCGCTGGCCGTTTCCTACTGCCTgggctggaggaggagctggAAGAGGCTGTGGGCCGCATCCACCTGGGACCCCAGGGTGGCCCGGAGTCAGTGGGTGAGGTGTTCCGCCTGGGCCGGCCCCGGCTGTCTGCCCACTGTGCCCGCTGGACACTGGGGTCAGAGCAGTGCCCGAGGAAGCGGGGTCTGGCCCTGGTGGGGCTTGTGGAGGCAGCAGGTGAAGAGGCAGGGCCCCTGACGGAGGCTTTGCTGGCCGTGGTGATGGGGATTGAGTTGGGGGCAAGGGTCCCTGCCTAG
- the ARMC5 gene encoding armadillo repeat-containing protein 5 isoform X2 — MAAAKPTLTDSLSFCLAQLAAAAGEALGGEKDPATNETPLSRALLALRTRHIKAAGGIERFRARGGLRPLLALLRRAAAAGSAPSQAGPGSAPSSAASAASSPAPESGPAPSAVSSSIPTPPVRLRKTLDLALSILADCCTEGACRSEVRRLGGILPLVTILQCMKTDSIQNRTARALGNLAMEPESCGDIHCAGAVPLLVESLTACQDSQCLQSVVRALRNLADSPQHRLALAQQGAVRPLAELLATAPDAALTLALVRALLELSRGCSRACAEQLSLGGGLGPLVSLASHPKRAVREGTILILANLCAQGLIRPALGNAGGVEVLVDELRQRRGPNGASPTSQQPLVRAVCLLCREAINRARLRDAGGLDLLMGLLRDPRASAWHPRIVAALVGFLYDTGALGRLQALGLVPLLAGQLCGEAGEEEEEGREAASWDFPEERTPERAQGGSFRSLRSWLISEGYATGPDDISPDWSPEQCPPEPMEPASPAPTPTSLRAPRTQRTPGRSPAAAIEEPWGREGPALLLLSRFSQAPDPSGALVTGPALYGLLTYVTGAPGPPSPRALRILSRLTCNPACLEAFVRSYGAALLRAWLVLGVAPDDWPAPRARPTLHSRHRELGERLLQNLTVQAESPFGVGALTHLLLSGSPEDRVACALTLPFICRKPSLWRRLLLEQGGLRLLLAALTRPAPHPLFLFFAADSLSCLQDLVSPTVSPAVPQAVPMDLDSPSPCLYEPLLGPAPVPAPDLHFLLDSGLQLPAQRAASATASPFFRALLSGSFAEAQMDLVPLRGLSPGAAWPVLHHLHGCRGCGAALGPVPPPGQPLLGSEAEEALEAAGRFLLPGLEEELEEAVGRIHLGPQGGPESVGEVFRLGRPRLSAHCARWTLGSEQCPRKRGLALVGLVEAAGEEAGPLTEALLAVVMGIELGARVPA; from the exons ATGGCGGCTGCGAAGCCAACCCTCACGGACTCGCTCTCGTTCTGCCTCGCGCAGCTCGCGGCGGCGGCCGGGGAGGCTCTGGGTGGGGAAAAGGACCCAGCGACCAACGAGACACCCCTGAGCCGCGCGCTCCTAGCCCTCCGCACGCGCCACATCAAGGCAGCGGGGGGAATAGAGCGCTTCCGGGCACGCGGCGGGCTCCGCCCCCTACTCGCGCTGCTACGGCGAGCGGCTGCAGCGGGTTCCGCCCCGTCCCAGGCAGGCCCCGGCTCCGCCCCCTCGTCGGCCGCGTCGGCAGCTTCTAGCCCCGCCCCCGAGTCGGGCCCCGCCCCCTCCGCTGTGTCGTCGTCTATTCCTACGCCGCCAGTGCGCCTGCGCAAGACGCTGGACTTGGCGCTCAGCATCCTAGCCGATTGCTGTACGGAAGGGGCGTGCCGGTCCGAAGTGCGCAGACTCGGAGGCATACTCCCTTTGG TGACCATTCTTCAGTGCATGAAGACAGACAGCATCCAGAACCGAACGGCCCGTGCCCTGGGGAACTTAGCCATGGAACCTGAGAGCTGTGGGGACATCCACTGTGCTG GTGCTGTTCCCCTGCTTGTGGAGAGCCTGACAGCCTGCCAGGACTCGCAGTGCCTACAGAGCGTGGTGCGTGCCCTCCGTAACCTGGCAGACTCACCCCAGCACCGCCTGGCCCTGGCACAGCAGGGAGCAGTGCGCCCGCTGGCCGAGCTCCTGGCCACTGCCCCAGATGCTGCACTGACCTTAGCCCTCGTCCGTGCCCTCCTAGAACTCAGCCGAGGCTGCTCCCGGGCCTGTGCTGAGCAGCTAAGTCTGGGTGGGGGATTGGGCCCACTCGTCAGCCTGGCTTCCCACCCCAAGCGGGCAGTACGCGAGGGAACCATTCTGATCCTCGCCAACCTGTGTGCCCAGGGCCTGATTCGGCCTGCACTGGGCAATGCTGGTGGCGTGGAGGTGCTGGTAGATGAGCTCCGGCAGCGCCGGGGTCCTAATGGAGCTAGCCCAACCTCCCAGCAGCCCCTGGTGCGGGCTGTGTGTCTCCTGTGTCGTGAGGCCATCAACCGGGCCCGACTGCGGGATGCTGGTGGCTTGGATCTACTGATGGGCCTGCTGCGGGACCCTCGTGCAAGCGCATGGCACCCTCGTATTGTGGCTGCCCTTGTGGGGTTTCTGTATGACACTGGGGCCCTGGGCCGGCTGCAGGCTCTGGGACTTGTGCCTCTCCTGGCTGGGCAGCTGTGTGGTGAGGCtggtgaggaggaagaagagggaagagaagcTGCTTCCTGGGACTTCCCTGAGGAGAGGACCCCTGAGCGGGCACAGGGTGGAAGCTTCCGGAGCCTCAG GTCGTGGCTGATCTCCGAGGGCTATGCCACGGGCCCTGATGACATCTCCCCCGACTGGTCTCCTGAGCAGTGTCCGCCGGAGCCCATGGAGCCGGccagccccgcccccaccccgaCCTCGCTGCGGGCACCACGCACCCAACGCACTCCGGGCCGCAGCCCCGCCGCCGCCATCGAGGAGCCTTGGGGACGCGAAGGGCCAGCCCTGCTGCTGCTGTCGCGCTTTTCCCAGGCCCCTGACCCAAGTGGGGCACTCGTGACCGGCCCGGCGCTGTACGGCCTGCTGACCTATGTGACCGGCGCACCGGGCCCGCCCAGCCCACGTGCACTGCGCATCCTGTCACGCCTCACCTGCAACCCTGCCTGCCTCGAGGCCTTCGTGCGCAGTTATGGCGCAGCGCTGCTGCGGGCCTGGCTGGTGCTGGGGGTGGCGCCTGACGATTGGCCGGCACCACGTGCCCGGCCCACTCTCCACAGCCGGCACCGAGAGCTGG GGGAGAGGCTACTGCAGAACCTGACGGTTCAGGCCGAGTCGCCCTTCGGGGTTGGGGCCCTCACGCACCTGCTGCTCTCTGGGAGCCCTGAGGACCGAGTGGCCTGCGCGCTGACTCTGCCCTTCATCTGTCG GAAGCCCTCTCTGTGGCGCCGGCTGCTTCTGGAGCAGGGTGGCCTCCGGCTCCTCCTTGCGGCGCTGACCCGGCCGGCCCCACACCcgctcttcctcttctttgccgCGGACTCCCTTTCCTGCCTCCAAGACCTGGTGTCTCCCACTGTGAGCCCAGCTGTCCCACAGGCAGTCCCCATGGACCTAGACTCACCCTCCCCTTGCCTGTATGAACCTCTGCTGGGCCCAGCCCCTGTCCCAGCTCCCGACCTGCACTTCCTGCTGGACTCAGGCCTCCAGCTCCCTGCCCAGCGAGCGGCCTCAGCCACCGCCTCCCCTTTCTTCCGGGCCCTGCTGTCAGGCAGCTTTGCAGAAGCCCAGATGGACCTGGTGCCCCTGCGAGGCCTGTCGCCCGGCGCAGCCTGGCCTGTCCTGCATCATTTGCATGGTTGTCGGGGGTGTGGGGCTGCCCTGGGGCCCGTGCCCCCACCAGGCCAGCCCCTGCTGGGctcagaggctgaggaggcactGGAGGCCGCTGGCCGTTTCCTACTGCCTgggctggaggaggagctggAAGAGGCTGTGGGCCGCATCCACCTGGGACCCCAGGGTGGCCCGGAGTCAGTGGGTGAGGTGTTCCGCCTGGGCCGGCCCCGGCTGTCTGCCCACTGTGCCCGCTGGACACTGGGGTCAGAGCAGTGCCCGAGGAAGCGGGGTCTGGCCCTGGTGGGGCTTGTGGAGGCAGCAGGTGAAGAGGCAGGGCCCCTGACGGAGGCTTTGCTGGCCGTGGTGATGGGGATTGAGTTGGGGGCAAGGGTCCCTGCCTAG